The Sphingosinithalassobacter sp. CS137 genome includes a region encoding these proteins:
- the truB gene encoding tRNA pseudouridine(55) synthase TruB: MNGWIILDKPVGPGSTQAVSAVKRALRDAGAPKRKVGHGGTLDPLASGVLPVAIGEATKLAGRMLDSDKIYDFTIGFGVETDTLDLEGKPVVQSDERPTQDALAAVLARFTGPIEQVPPAYSALKVEGARAYDLARAGEEVALATRSVTVHALDLASSTEAGGPLESATLTAHVSKGTYIRSLARDIARALGTVGHVTMLRRVKAGPFGLDQAISLDKLADAAKERRLETVLLPLRAGLDDIPALSLTPGQAGQLRAGLQVTGATADDGLVFAMLDEVPVALAEVQAGMIRVVRGFNL, from the coding sequence ATGAACGGTTGGATCATTCTCGACAAGCCGGTGGGGCCCGGCTCCACCCAGGCGGTGAGCGCGGTCAAACGCGCGCTGCGCGATGCGGGCGCGCCGAAGCGCAAGGTGGGACATGGCGGAACGCTCGACCCGCTCGCGAGCGGCGTTCTGCCGGTGGCGATCGGCGAAGCGACCAAGCTCGCCGGGCGGATGCTCGACAGCGACAAAATCTATGACTTCACCATCGGCTTCGGAGTCGAGACCGATACGCTCGACCTCGAAGGCAAGCCGGTCGTGCAGAGTGACGAACGGCCGACGCAGGATGCGCTCGCAGCGGTGCTGGCTCGCTTCACGGGGCCGATCGAACAGGTGCCTCCGGCCTATTCCGCACTCAAGGTCGAAGGCGCGCGCGCCTATGATCTGGCACGGGCGGGCGAGGAGGTAGCACTTGCGACCCGAAGCGTGACGGTGCACGCGCTGGACCTCGCCTCCTCGACCGAAGCGGGCGGACCGCTAGAATCGGCGACGCTCACCGCGCATGTCTCGAAGGGCACCTATATCCGCAGCCTTGCTCGCGATATCGCACGCGCACTGGGGACGGTCGGCCATGTCACCATGCTGCGCCGCGTGAAGGCCGGGCCGTTCGGCCTCGATCAGGCGATTTCGCTGGACAAATTGGCCGATGCCGCTAAGGAGCGGCGCCTTGAAACAGTGCTTCTGCCGTTGAGGGCGGGGCTGGACGACATCCCGGCTCTATCCCTCACGCCCGGTCAGGCAGGGCAGCTCCGCGCGGGGCTGCAAGTGACCGGGGCAACCGCCGACGACGGACTGGTGTTTGCGATGCTGGACGAGGTTCCGGTCGCGCTCGCCGAGGTTCAGGCCGGAATGATCCGGGTCGTCCGCGGCTTCAATCTGTAA
- a CDS encoding RrF2 family transcriptional regulator, producing the protein MLTQRSRYALRAMLFLAEQPVGSRPIPMNRIAAETNVPRKFLEAIFADLRDAGFVHSHRGKLGGYCLSKPTHLVSLGEIIRVIEGPLALVPCVSRTAYRPCTDCADEASCAIRHAMARVRDETARILDGTSLADAGSEDLKAA; encoded by the coding sequence ATGTTGACTCAGCGTTCCCGGTACGCGCTTCGCGCGATGCTCTTCCTGGCAGAGCAGCCCGTGGGAAGCCGTCCGATCCCGATGAACCGAATCGCCGCCGAGACGAACGTGCCGCGCAAGTTCCTCGAGGCGATTTTCGCCGATCTGCGCGACGCCGGGTTCGTCCACAGCCATCGCGGAAAGCTGGGCGGCTATTGCCTGTCGAAGCCCACTCACCTGGTGTCGCTCGGCGAGATCATCCGCGTGATCGAAGGGCCGCTGGCGCTGGTGCCGTGCGTCAGCCGGACCGCTTATCGGCCCTGCACCGACTGCGCCGACGAGGCGAGTTGCGCGATCCGCCACGCGATGGCGCGCGTGCGCGACGAAACCGCGCGCATCCTCGACGGCACCAGCCTGGCCGATGCCGGTTCGGAGGATCTGAAAGCGGCCTGA
- the hrpB gene encoding ATP-dependent helicase HrpB, whose amino-acid sequence MAELPVRAVLPALLAALRERSSAVLVAPPGAGKTTAVAPALLDEPWCNGEVLLLSPRRLAARAAAERMAALAGETVGRRFGYATRMDSKRSVETRVTVLTEGIFVNRIQSDPELPGVSAVLFDEVHERSLDSDFGLALALDAQGALRPDLRLVAMSATLDGARFSALLGDAPVIESEGRSHPLALRHLGRAAEARIETSVADAIRVALREAEGGILAFLPGVAEIERTAERLGDPGPGIVLHKLHGSLDPAAQRAAIAADAEGRRKIVLATSIAETSLTLDGIRIVVDSGLARRPRYDRAAGMTRLVTERASQAAVTQRAGRAARQGPGTAYRLWEEAATAGLPRFDPPEILEADLSALTLDCALWGVADPRDLAWLDPPPDAAIAEARARLRTLEALGEDGRPTAHGRAIAGLPLPPRLGHMLVRASELGLARIAAEVAVLLGERGLGGTDADLDLRLRRWRGDRGRRAEAARKLAARWTALVAGSGSRAGTITFGPDAVAVAIALAFPDRIARRRDSSGERWASAGGRGFRLDPASPLASSEWLAVAETQGMASGARILSAAPIGFATLETLFAERIETRRSVTFDAATGRVEALRERRLGAVRLSSGSDSAATAEEIEAALLEGVRAHGLALLPWPESAAALRRRAAYAGLAALTDAELLGALDEWLPPLLVGKRRLDAVPPELLTQALQNRLGWDGQRTLDRLAPARFETPAGSSHAIDYAAEAGPTVEVRVQALFGLAAHPLLGDGTPLVLSLTSPAGRPIQTTRDLPGFWAGSWGAVAKEMRGRYPKHPWPDDPANAPPTLRTKKADARGAPPR is encoded by the coding sequence ATGGCTGAGCTGCCGGTTCGCGCCGTCCTGCCGGCGCTGCTCGCGGCGTTGCGCGAGCGTTCTAGCGCGGTGCTCGTCGCCCCGCCGGGCGCCGGCAAGACCACCGCCGTCGCGCCCGCCCTGCTCGACGAGCCCTGGTGCAACGGCGAAGTCCTGCTGCTCTCGCCGCGCAGGCTGGCCGCGCGTGCCGCCGCCGAGCGGATGGCGGCGCTCGCCGGCGAGACAGTCGGCCGGCGCTTCGGCTATGCCACGCGCATGGACAGCAAGCGCTCGGTGGAGACGCGCGTGACGGTCCTCACCGAAGGGATTTTCGTCAATCGCATCCAGTCCGATCCGGAGCTACCCGGCGTGTCGGCGGTGCTGTTCGACGAAGTGCACGAGCGCAGCCTCGACAGCGATTTCGGCCTTGCCCTCGCGCTCGACGCTCAGGGCGCGCTGCGGCCCGATCTGCGCCTCGTCGCCATGTCCGCCACGCTCGATGGGGCGCGGTTCTCGGCGCTGCTGGGCGATGCGCCGGTAATCGAAAGCGAAGGCCGCAGCCATCCGCTCGCGCTGCGCCATCTCGGCCGCGCGGCCGAGGCCCGGATCGAGACCAGCGTCGCCGACGCAATTCGCGTGGCGCTGCGCGAGGCGGAGGGCGGAATCCTGGCCTTCCTCCCGGGAGTCGCCGAGATCGAGCGCACCGCCGAGCGGCTCGGCGATCCCGGCCCCGGCATCGTCCTCCACAAGCTCCACGGCAGCCTCGACCCCGCCGCGCAGCGCGCCGCGATCGCAGCGGATGCTGAAGGGCGGCGCAAGATCGTGCTCGCCACGTCGATCGCCGAAACCTCGCTCACGCTCGACGGCATTCGCATCGTGGTCGATTCGGGGCTCGCCCGCCGCCCGCGCTACGATCGCGCGGCGGGAATGACGCGGCTCGTCACCGAGCGCGCGAGCCAGGCGGCGGTCACCCAACGCGCCGGCCGCGCCGCGCGGCAGGGGCCGGGCACGGCCTATCGCCTCTGGGAAGAGGCCGCGACTGCCGGCCTGCCGCGCTTCGACCCGCCCGAGATCCTCGAGGCCGATCTTTCGGCGCTGACACTCGACTGCGCGCTCTGGGGCGTTGCCGATCCGCGCGATCTCGCCTGGCTCGATCCGCCGCCGGACGCTGCGATCGCCGAGGCGCGGGCGCGGTTGCGGACGCTGGAGGCGCTCGGCGAAGATGGCCGCCCCACTGCGCACGGCCGCGCGATCGCGGGCCTCCCGCTGCCGCCGCGGCTGGGGCATATGCTGGTGCGCGCGAGCGAACTCGGACTTGCGCGGATCGCCGCCGAAGTCGCCGTTCTCCTCGGCGAACGCGGCCTGGGCGGCACCGACGCCGACCTCGACCTGCGACTGCGCCGCTGGCGCGGCGATCGCGGCCGGCGCGCCGAAGCCGCGCGCAAGCTGGCGGCGCGATGGACCGCACTTGTGGCGGGATCGGGCTCCCGCGCCGGCACCATCACCTTCGGCCCGGATGCCGTCGCCGTCGCGATCGCCCTCGCCTTCCCCGATCGGATCGCGCGCCGTCGCGATTCCAGCGGCGAACGCTGGGCCTCGGCCGGCGGACGCGGCTTTCGCCTCGACCCGGCCTCGCCGCTCGCTTCGTCCGAATGGCTGGCGGTCGCCGAGACGCAGGGTATGGCCTCGGGCGCGCGCATCCTCTCGGCCGCACCCATCGGCTTCGCCACGCTGGAAACGCTCTTCGCCGAGCGGATCGAGACGCGGCGCAGCGTGACGTTCGACGCCGCCACCGGCCGAGTGGAGGCGCTGCGCGAACGCCGGCTCGGCGCGGTCCGCCTGTCGAGTGGCAGCGATTCGGCCGCCACCGCCGAGGAGATCGAAGCCGCGCTGCTCGAGGGCGTCCGCGCCCATGGTCTCGCGCTGCTCCCATGGCCGGAGTCAGCCGCTGCGCTTCGCCGCCGCGCCGCCTATGCCGGGCTCGCCGCGCTCACCGATGCCGAATTACTCGGTGCGCTCGACGAGTGGCTGCCGCCGCTGCTCGTCGGCAAGCGCCGCCTCGATGCGGTGCCGCCCGAACTGCTCACTCAGGCGTTGCAGAACCGGCTCGGCTGGGACGGGCAGAGGACGCTCGATCGCCTCGCCCCCGCCCGCTTCGAGACACCCGCCGGGTCGAGTCACGCGATCGACTATGCCGCCGAGGCGGGACCGACGGTGGAGGTGCGCGTCCAGGCGCTGTTCGGACTCGCCGCGCATCCCCTGTTGGGGGACGGGACGCCGCTGGTGCTCAGCCTTACCTCACCCGCCGGCCGCCCGATCCAGACGACGCGCGACCTGCCGGGTTTCTGGGCTGGAAGCTGGGGAGCCGTCGCCAAGGAAATGCGCGGCCGCTACCCCAAACATCCCTGGCCCGACGACCCCGCGAACGCCCCGCCAACGCTGCGCACCAAAAAAGCCGATGCACGCGGCGCTCCGCCGCGATAA
- a CDS encoding hemerythrin domain-containing protein, with the protein MPETSYTRIMREHDEIEMLSGRLSNLVRDRAADPHVLADALRHLKELVSDHLDHEGALLETLAARSGTAAQRDRIARAEQEFCVLKENWQRFTRAWDATAIAADRSGFDQSALAMLPRLRDRVRLESELLMALAMLERSNPD; encoded by the coding sequence GTGCCAGAAACGAGCTATACGCGGATCATGCGCGAGCATGACGAGATCGAGATGTTGAGCGGTCGGCTGAGCAATCTCGTGCGCGATCGCGCTGCGGACCCGCACGTCCTCGCGGATGCGCTGCGCCATCTGAAGGAGCTCGTGAGCGATCACCTCGATCATGAGGGTGCGCTCCTCGAAACGCTGGCCGCGCGGTCGGGCACTGCCGCTCAGCGCGACAGGATCGCGCGTGCCGAACAGGAGTTCTGCGTCCTCAAGGAGAATTGGCAGCGCTTCACGCGCGCGTGGGACGCGACCGCGATCGCGGCGGATCGCTCGGGATTCGACCAATCGGCACTCGCGATGCTGCCGCGCCTTCGCGATCGCGTGCGGCTGGAGAGCGAGCTCCTCATGGCCCTGGCGATGCTGGAGCGTTCGAATCCTGACTAG
- a CDS encoding NUDIX hydrolase, with protein MSTPDADAPVEIAWQGDWVVAKRQGRWEYVSRARGIQAAVILAIDDEGQVLLVDQYRVPLGRRCLELPAGLVGDERDGDTPEATAIRELEEETGYRAERIEELGFFHSSPGMVTEGFTLVRAHGLMKVSEGGGTGEEDIVVHRVPLTEITAFVAAKRAEGLAMDVKLLLLLAHDWLA; from the coding sequence GTGAGCACGCCCGACGCCGACGCGCCGGTGGAGATCGCCTGGCAGGGCGACTGGGTGGTCGCCAAGCGGCAGGGGCGGTGGGAATATGTCTCGCGCGCGCGCGGCATCCAGGCGGCCGTGATCCTGGCGATCGACGACGAAGGGCAGGTGCTGCTCGTCGATCAGTATCGCGTGCCGCTCGGCCGCCGCTGCCTCGAGCTGCCCGCCGGGCTCGTCGGGGACGAGCGCGACGGCGACACGCCCGAGGCGACCGCGATCCGCGAGCTGGAGGAAGAAACCGGCTATCGCGCCGAGCGGATCGAGGAACTGGGCTTCTTCCACTCCTCGCCCGGCATGGTGACCGAGGGCTTCACGCTGGTCCGCGCGCACGGGCTGATGAAAGTGAGCGAAGGCGGAGGAACCGGCGAGGAGGACATCGTCGTACACCGCGTGCCGCTGACGGAGATAACCGCCTTCGTCGCCGCCAAGCGTGCCGAAGGACTGGCGATGGACGTCAAGCTGCTGCTGCTGCTCGCGCACGACTGGCTGGCCTGA
- the mscL gene encoding large conductance mechanosensitive channel protein MscL has translation MWKDFRTFIAKGNVLDLAVGVIIGAAFATITKSLTDDLIMPVVGWLFGGVDFSNYFIQLGPVPEGYTGSLSNYAALKEAGVPLIGYGQFLSVVLNFLFLAFSVFLLVRYVRRAIRLLHEDEAKGTAAPAPEPQDVVLLREIRDELRGRSEPPIR, from the coding sequence ATGTGGAAGGATTTCAGGACCTTCATCGCGAAGGGCAATGTGCTCGACCTTGCGGTGGGCGTCATCATCGGCGCCGCGTTCGCGACCATCACCAAGTCGCTGACCGATGATCTCATCATGCCGGTCGTCGGATGGCTCTTTGGCGGCGTGGATTTCTCCAACTATTTCATTCAGCTGGGACCCGTACCGGAGGGCTATACAGGATCGCTCAGCAACTATGCCGCGCTGAAGGAAGCGGGGGTGCCGCTGATCGGCTATGGCCAGTTCCTCAGCGTCGTGCTGAATTTCCTGTTCCTCGCCTTTTCGGTGTTCCTGCTGGTGCGCTACGTCCGCCGCGCGATCCGGCTGCTGCACGAGGACGAGGCGAAGGGCACCGCCGCTCCTGCGCCCGAGCCGCAGGACGTCGTGCTGCTGCGCGAAATCCGTGACGAACTGCGCGGGCGGAGCGAGCCTCCCATACGCTGA
- a CDS encoding TPM domain-containing protein has translation MTDPIFSAEDHARVTAAVASAERETDGEIVTIVSARSDGYRDVAIHYAILAMLLVVALLAAVPGLAEAKLAWLDGGWNSETNVALLLLLVLVGQAVAFLIVRYALEWAPLRMALTPRGTKSRRVRRRAVELFKASAEKRTEHRVGILLYLSLAEHRAEIVADAAIHSKVPAERWGDAMAALVDQVRAGDPAGGMVAAVGLISQLLAEHFPKTAADTNELPDRLIEL, from the coding sequence ATGACAGACCCTATTTTCAGCGCCGAGGATCATGCGCGCGTGACCGCCGCAGTGGCGAGCGCCGAGCGCGAGACCGATGGCGAGATCGTGACGATCGTGAGCGCAAGGTCGGACGGCTATCGCGACGTGGCGATCCATTACGCGATTCTCGCGATGCTGCTGGTGGTGGCGCTGCTCGCCGCGGTTCCCGGGCTGGCCGAGGCAAAGCTCGCCTGGCTGGACGGCGGATGGAACAGCGAGACCAACGTCGCACTGCTGTTGCTGCTCGTGCTGGTGGGGCAGGCAGTCGCCTTTCTGATCGTGCGCTATGCGCTCGAATGGGCGCCGCTGCGGATGGCGCTGACCCCGCGCGGGACCAAGTCGCGGCGAGTCCGTCGGCGCGCGGTCGAGCTGTTCAAGGCGAGCGCCGAGAAGCGCACCGAGCATCGCGTCGGCATCCTCCTCTATCTGTCGCTCGCCGAGCATCGGGCGGAGATCGTCGCCGACGCCGCGATCCATTCGAAGGTTCCGGCCGAACGCTGGGGCGATGCGATGGCCGCGCTGGTCGATCAGGTACGCGCGGGCGATCCCGCCGGCGGAATGGTCGCGGCGGTGGGGCTGATTTCCCAGCTGCTCGCCGAGCATTTCCCCAAGACCGCCGCAGACACCAACGAGCTTCCGGACCGGCTGATCGAACTGTGA
- a CDS encoding LemA family protein: MKFRAVIILAAAAMLSACGLNSVPTAEENAKARWADVQAAYQRRADLIPNLQATVAGAAGSERDILTEVIEARSRATSIQVTPDQLTDESAVQQFQAAQQQLGGALSRLLVNVERYPELRSQQAFQTFMSQIEGTENRINIAIRDYNGAVQEYNTTIRTFPSAIGAKIFYGAEPMTPFEAQAGSEVAPTVNFGNSN; encoded by the coding sequence ATGAAGTTTCGCGCCGTCATCATTCTTGCCGCCGCCGCCATGCTCTCCGCATGCGGCCTCAATAGCGTTCCCACGGCCGAAGAGAACGCGAAGGCAAGGTGGGCCGATGTTCAGGCCGCCTATCAGCGCCGCGCGGACCTGATCCCGAACCTGCAGGCGACGGTTGCGGGAGCGGCCGGTTCCGAGCGCGACATTCTGACCGAAGTGATCGAGGCGCGGTCGCGCGCCACTTCGATCCAGGTCACTCCCGACCAGCTGACCGACGAGAGCGCTGTCCAGCAGTTCCAGGCGGCGCAGCAGCAGCTTGGCGGTGCGCTGAGCCGGCTCCTGGTAAACGTCGAGCGCTATCCCGAGCTGCGCAGCCAGCAAGCGTTTCAGACCTTCATGAGCCAGATCGAAGGCACCGAGAACCGCATCAACATCGCGATCCGCGATTACAACGGAGCGGTGCAGGAGTATAACACCACCATCCGCACCTTCCCCTCGGCGATCGGCGCCAAGATCTTCTATGGCGCCGAGCCGATGACGCCGTTCGAGGCGCAGGCGGGCTCCGAAGTCGCACCGACGGTGAATTTCGGGAACAGCAACTGA
- the rpsO gene encoding 30S ribosomal protein S15 produces the protein MSITQERKDALVKEHGRANGDTGSPEVQVAILTERIANLTEHFKTHAKDNHSRRGLLMLVNKRRSLLDYLKKKDAARYQDLIAKLGLRK, from the coding sequence ATGTCGATCACGCAGGAGCGCAAGGACGCGCTCGTCAAGGAACACGGCCGTGCGAACGGCGACACCGGCAGCCCCGAAGTGCAGGTCGCGATCCTCACCGAACGTATCGCCAACCTGACCGAGCACTTCAAGACGCACGCCAAGGACAATCATTCGCGCCGCGGCCTGCTGATGCTGGTCAACAAGCGCCGCAGCCTTCTCGACTATCTCAAGAAGAAGGACGCAGCGCGCTATCAGGATCTCATCGCGAAGCTCGGCCTTCGCAAGTAA
- the pnp gene encoding polyribonucleotide nucleotidyltransferase, translated as MFNAKKVEIEWGGKTLTLETGKVARQADGAVVATLGETVVLCAVTAAKKVKEGQDFFPLTVHYQEKFSSAGRIPGGFFKRERGATEKETLVSRLIDRPIRPLFPEGFYNEINCIAQVMSYDGENEPDILAMVAASAALTLSGLPFLGPIGAARVGYKDGEYQLNPTDADVEAGDLDLVVAGTHDAVMMVESEANELPEDVMLGAVMFGHREMQKVINAIIDLAEQAAKEPWELAEQADQSAMKAELKKLIGDDIAAAYKTTLKSDRSDMLNAARAKAKEAFADRDPQEQMIAGKLVKKLEAEIVRGAILKDGRRIDGRDTKTVRPIEAEVHFLPRAHGSALFTRGETQTIATTTLGTKDSEQMIDGLTGLSYQHFMLHYNFPPYSVGEVGRFGAPGRREVGHGKLAWRALRPVLPTKEEFPYTIRVTSDITESNGSSSMATVCGGSLSMMDAGVPLKRPVSGIAMGLILEGKDFAVLSDILGDEDHLGDMDFKVAGTSEGITSLQMDIKIAGITEEIMKTALDQAKDGRAHILGEMAKALGETRTELSAHAPRIETITIDKSKIRDVIGTGGKVIREIVASTGAKVDIDDEGVIKISSSDLTQIEAAKQWILGIVEEPEVGKVYTGKVVNLVDFGAFVNFMGGRDGLVHVSEIKNERVEKVSDVLSEGQEVKVKVLEIDQRGKVRLSMRVVDQETGAELEDTRPAREPREKGERSDRGDRGDRRRDGGRGGRGGGGGGRDRGDRGPRRERSESGKSDDEGGEDIGLPSFITES; from the coding sequence ATGTTCAACGCGAAGAAAGTGGAAATCGAGTGGGGCGGAAAGACCCTCACGCTCGAAACGGGCAAGGTTGCCCGTCAGGCCGACGGCGCCGTGGTGGCGACGCTCGGCGAAACGGTGGTGCTGTGCGCAGTGACCGCCGCCAAGAAGGTGAAGGAAGGGCAGGACTTCTTCCCGCTCACCGTGCATTATCAGGAGAAGTTCTCGTCCGCCGGTCGGATCCCGGGCGGCTTCTTCAAGCGCGAGCGCGGCGCGACCGAGAAGGAGACTCTGGTCTCCCGCCTGATCGACCGTCCGATCCGCCCGCTGTTCCCCGAGGGATTCTACAACGAGATCAACTGCATCGCGCAGGTGATGAGCTATGACGGTGAGAACGAGCCCGACATTCTGGCGATGGTCGCCGCGTCGGCCGCGCTCACGCTGTCGGGCCTGCCGTTCCTCGGCCCGATCGGCGCCGCGCGCGTCGGCTACAAGGACGGCGAATATCAGCTCAACCCGACCGACGCCGATGTCGAGGCGGGCGATCTCGACCTGGTGGTCGCAGGCACGCACGATGCGGTGATGATGGTCGAATCGGAAGCCAATGAGCTGCCCGAGGACGTCATGCTCGGCGCCGTGATGTTCGGCCATCGCGAGATGCAGAAGGTGATCAACGCGATCATCGACCTCGCCGAACAGGCCGCCAAGGAGCCCTGGGAGCTTGCCGAGCAGGCCGACCAGTCGGCGATGAAGGCCGAGCTCAAGAAGCTGATCGGCGACGATATCGCCGCTGCCTACAAGACCACGCTCAAGTCCGACCGTTCGGACATGCTGAATGCGGCACGTGCCAAGGCGAAGGAAGCCTTCGCCGATCGCGATCCGCAGGAGCAGATGATCGCCGGCAAGCTCGTCAAGAAGCTGGAAGCCGAGATCGTCCGTGGCGCGATCCTGAAGGATGGCCGCCGCATCGATGGTCGCGACACCAAGACGGTGCGCCCGATCGAGGCCGAAGTGCACTTCCTGCCGCGCGCCCACGGCTCGGCGCTGTTCACGCGCGGCGAGACGCAGACCATCGCCACCACCACGCTCGGCACCAAGGATTCCGAGCAGATGATCGATGGGCTGACGGGCCTGAGCTACCAGCACTTCATGCTGCACTATAACTTCCCGCCCTATTCGGTCGGCGAAGTGGGCCGCTTCGGCGCGCCGGGCCGTCGCGAAGTCGGCCATGGCAAGCTGGCGTGGCGCGCGCTGCGTCCGGTGCTGCCGACGAAGGAAGAGTTCCCCTATACGATCCGCGTCACCAGCGACATCACCGAGTCGAACGGCTCGTCGTCGATGGCGACGGTGTGCGGCGGATCGCTGTCGATGATGGACGCCGGCGTGCCGCTCAAGCGGCCGGTGTCGGGCATCGCGATGGGCCTGATCCTCGAAGGCAAGGACTTTGCGGTCCTGTCCGACATCCTCGGCGACGAGGATCATCTGGGCGACATGGACTTCAAGGTGGCGGGCACCAGCGAAGGCATCACCAGCCTTCAGATGGATATCAAGATCGCCGGCATCACCGAAGAGATCATGAAGACCGCGCTCGACCAGGCGAAGGACGGCCGCGCCCATATCCTGGGCGAAATGGCCAAGGCGCTGGGCGAGACCCGCACCGAGCTGTCGGCGCACGCGCCGCGGATCGAGACGATCACGATCGACAAGTCGAAGATCCGCGACGTGATCGGCACGGGCGGCAAGGTCATCCGCGAGATCGTCGCCTCGACCGGCGCCAAGGTGGACATCGACGACGAGGGCGTGATCAAGATCAGCTCGTCCGACCTGACGCAGATCGAAGCCGCCAAGCAGTGGATCCTCGGCATCGTCGAGGAGCCAGAGGTGGGCAAGGTCTATACCGGCAAGGTGGTGAACCTGGTCGACTTCGGCGCCTTCGTGAACTTCATGGGCGGCCGTGACGGGCTGGTCCATGTCTCGGAGATCAAGAACGAGCGCGTCGAGAAGGTGTCCGACGTCCTGTCCGAAGGGCAGGAAGTGAAGGTCAAGGTTCTCGAGATCGACCAGCGCGGCAAGGTGCGCCTGTCGATGCGCGTCGTCGATCAGGAGACCGGCGCCGAGCTGGAGGACACCCGTCCCGCGCGCGAGCCGCGCGAGAAGGGCGAGCGTTCGGATCGTGGCGACCGCGGCGACCGGCGTCGCGACGGCGGCCGTGGCGGCCGCGGCGGTGGCGGCGGTGGTCGCGACCGGGGCGATCGCGGCCCGCGCCGCGAGCGTTCGGAAAGCGGCAAGTCCGACGACGAGGGCGGCGAGGACATCGGCCTTCCCTCCTTCATCACCGAGAGCTGA
- a CDS encoding ETC complex I subunit, translating into MKTARIYQRPKNAMQSGRARTDRWVLEFESNEKQRADPLTGWAGSGDTAATQLRLNFPTLEAAKAHAEREGIAYHVIPAPERKLKLQAYADNFR; encoded by the coding sequence ATGAAGACCGCCCGCATCTATCAGCGTCCCAAGAACGCCATGCAGTCCGGCCGCGCCCGCACCGATCGCTGGGTGCTCGAATTCGAATCGAACGAGAAGCAGCGCGCCGATCCGCTCACCGGCTGGGCCGGCTCGGGCGATACCGCGGCGACGCAGCTGCGGCTCAACTTCCCGACGCTCGAAGCCGCAAAGGCGCATGCCGAGCGCGAGGGCATCGCCTATCACGTGATCCCCGCGCCCGAGCGCAAGCTGAAGCTCCAGGCCTACGCCGACAATTTTCGCTGA
- a CDS encoding TPM domain-containing protein, with product MAGFRTLLIAFALALLGLQPGHAQEFPQLTGRVVDAAELLSPEQEAQLTQLSAEIEQASSRQFVVATIPDLQGYDIADYGYQLGRAWEIGQGEANNGILLIVAPNEREVRIEVGYGLEPIMTDALSSQIIRNEILPHFRDGDMAAGILAGAQAIGEQMRLPLEQAEARAQQLIESGRQRDGEEDGWVGGLVLAFWLVMLLVFVIPAIFGRRGRRYRRRGSGVGEVLLWTALDAAMRSGGGHRGGSGWGGGGFGGGGGFGGGGFSGGGGSFGGGGASGSW from the coding sequence ATGGCCGGATTTCGCACCCTGTTGATTGCATTCGCGCTTGCGCTGCTCGGCCTGCAGCCGGGCCATGCGCAGGAGTTTCCGCAGCTCACGGGGCGCGTCGTCGACGCGGCCGAGCTGCTGAGCCCCGAGCAGGAGGCGCAGCTCACCCAGCTTTCGGCGGAGATCGAACAGGCGTCCTCGCGGCAGTTCGTCGTCGCGACGATCCCCGATCTGCAGGGGTATGACATCGCCGACTATGGCTATCAGCTCGGCCGCGCCTGGGAGATCGGGCAGGGCGAGGCGAACAACGGCATCCTGCTGATCGTCGCGCCCAACGAGCGCGAGGTCCGGATCGAAGTGGGCTATGGGCTCGAACCGATCATGACCGATGCGCTCTCGAGCCAGATCATCCGCAACGAGATCCTGCCGCATTTCCGCGATGGCGACATGGCCGCAGGGATCCTGGCGGGGGCGCAGGCGATCGGCGAGCAGATGCGCCTGCCACTCGAACAGGCGGAGGCGCGCGCCCAGCAGCTGATCGAGAGCGGACGCCAGCGCGACGGCGAAGAGGATGGCTGGGTCGGCGGGCTGGTGCTCGCCTTCTGGCTGGTGATGCTGCTGGTGTTCGTGATCCCCGCGATCTTCGGCCGGCGCGGACGGCGCTATCGCCGGCGCGGCAGCGGCGTGGGCGAAGTGTTGCTGTGGACCGCACTGGACGCGGCGATGCGGAGCGGCGGCGGCCATCGCGGTGGATCGGGCTGGGGCGGCGGCGGCTTCGGCGGCGGCGGTGGTTTCGGCGGTGGCGGCTTTTCAGGCGGCGGCGGGTCGTTCGGCGGCGGCGGCGCATCGGGGAGCTGGTGA